The proteins below are encoded in one region of Xenopus laevis strain J_2021 chromosome 8L, Xenopus_laevis_v10.1, whole genome shotgun sequence:
- the dnaaf6.L gene encoding dynein assembly factor 6, axonemal codes for MELALGEFTSVGALDALCSLLNHPTEEDEELDACRGTAVASVGPGDIGPTRSQEQASEKTTDRKDIWEESEITEGTEYEDTLDLREQPEYEVLFKQRVGTEDMFLGMTRKDPSTACCEQMVIRINLPGIKVSEVSLQVKKKFLDLRTPKHKLALHLLHPVDADNGKAKFVADTESLEVTLNMTRELDFINFL; via the exons ATGGAACTGGCACTGGGTGAGTTTACATCTGTTGGGGCATTAGATGCTCTGTGTTCCCTGCTCAACCATCCTACAGAAGAGGATGAAGAGCTAGATGCATGTAGG GGTACTGCAGTAGCAAGTGTTGGACCAGGAGATATTGGACCCACAAGGAGCCAGGAGCAAG CCTCAGAAAAGACCACAGACAGAAAGGATATCTGGGAAGAATCAGAGATCACTGAGGGCACAGAATATGAAGACACACTGGATCTGAGAGAGCAGCCAGA GTATGAGGTATTATTTAAGCAGAGAGTTGGAACTGAAGATATGTTTTTGGGAATGACTCGAAAGGATCCATCAACAGCCTGTTGTGAGCAGATGGTG ATTCGAATCAATCTGCCTGGAATAAAGGTTTCTGAGGTGTCGCTTCAGGTAAAGAAGAAATTTCTAGACCTTCGCACTCCCAAACA CAAACTTGCACTTCATCTCCTACATCCTGTAGATGCCGATAATGGAAAAGCCAAGTTTGTGGCAGATACAGAATCGCTGGAAGTGACTCTCAACATGACTCGAGAATTAGATTTCATCAACTTCCTTTGA